From Verrucomicrobia bacterium S94, the proteins below share one genomic window:
- a CDS encoding PEP-CTERM sorting domain-containing protein: MRMRINSTLLFKQGEHMNKKIKMMAAALMAAAVSQASLTDFGLSGNTLYDGWDGLTSAQYPGYGSYPGSGAWPGPMVANEAGSNGGELAKISGTGYAGGSSLYSPAGGVFEVSQDSVVADLETIVFAVGYGAGTSASFTNGPTLTINGSTVIGAADSTFNLGSYNDTIGGFEVTLTTDVFQWDLSSLGETVTSFSISYDVGEHAQQYGLQLEQSDTYTEAIPEPATMVLIGGAGGALFMLRRMRIC, from the coding sequence ATGAGAATGCGTATCAACAGCACCTTACTTTTCAAACAAGGAGAACATATGAATAAAAAAATAAAAATGATGGCAGCGGCTCTGATGGCTGCGGCTGTATCGCAGGCGTCGCTGACTGATTTCGGTTTGAGCGGGAACACACTGTATGACGGCTGGGACGGGCTGACCAGTGCCCAGTATCCGGGCTATGGCTCGTATCCGGGCTCCGGTGCATGGCCGGGTCCGATGGTTGCAAATGAGGCAGGATCGAATGGCGGTGAATTGGCTAAAATTTCCGGAACCGGCTATGCGGGCGGTTCCTCTCTTTATTCCCCGGCGGGCGGTGTTTTTGAAGTCTCGCAGGACAGTGTGGTTGCGGATCTGGAGACGATTGTATTTGCGGTGGGGTACGGTGCGGGCACTTCGGCAAGCTTCACTAACGGGCCTACTTTGACAATAAACGGATCTACCGTGATCGGTGCCGCGGACTCGACCTTCAATCTGGGTTCCTATAACGACACTATCGGCGGATTTGAGGTTACGCTGACGACCGATGTATTCCAGTGGGACCTGAGCAGCCTGGGCGAAACGGTGACTTCATTCTCCATCAGCTACGATGTCGGTGAGCACGCACAGCAGTATGGACTGCAGCTGGAGCAGAGCGACACGTATACCGAAGCGATTCCGGAACCGGCCACGATGGTGCTGATCGGTGGTGCCGGCGGGGCCCTGTTTATGCTGCGCCGTATGCGTATCTGCTAA
- a CDS encoding 4Fe-4S dicluster domain-containing protein: protein MAYVISDECTSCGACASECPVDAISEGDGKYVINADTCTDCGSCEAVCPVDAISAG, encoded by the coding sequence ATGGCCTATGTAATCTCAGACGAATGCACCAGCTGTGGCGCCTGCGCAAGCGAATGCCCGGTCGATGCCATCAGCGAAGGCGACGGCAAATACGTCATCAATGCCGACACCTGCACCGATTGCGGGTCCTGCGAAGCAGTCTGCCCGGTTGATGCCATCTCTGCCGGTTAG
- a CDS encoding heme anaerobic degradation radical SAM methyltransferase ChuW/HutW: protein MTGGSSACAIWSSGLSGKNVRRNRRKKVMFWTEDAEELLGAVPAFVRERIREKAEVRARGEQRTQIDAAFVQSMQTGSRHPVEKFPAPCISVDPIHDAFDRKYGVHAGMSGGAAVTGNPVEHFFQCLEDSVDSEAPAMAYLHVPFCCTRCLFCGFYAETTEPTAIAGYTDAVVRDIELTGAGLRNTGRKLSAVYFGGGTPTDLQASELEKLIRTIRRELPLTTDCEITVEGRLYDFTDEKVAAALDAGANRFSFGVQSFDTGIRRMMGRVLGREELIERLNRIVELGDPYHAAVVIDLIYGLPGQREAEWIDSIDCGVNETGIHGLDLYQINLLPATPLMKKLNALPSMATLKQQADLFLAGRSRMLEHGFDRLTIAHWGRDARERNRYNLWNKLNVDCIPLGAGAGGRWNGSRFFQQSDVHRFSTSVTEGLKPVISASKDPACASVMASATGQIEQRRIDVRELEKVAGMSLRETLFPLLDTWKKAGLIEDQDDIRLTPAGEFWSVNLQKLIGLKLMEIAG, encoded by the coding sequence ATGACCGGCGGCAGCAGTGCGTGCGCTATCTGGAGCAGCGGGTTAAGTGGGAAAAACGTCAGGCGCAATCGACGGAAAAAAGTGATGTTCTGGACCGAGGATGCTGAAGAGCTGCTGGGAGCAGTTCCCGCCTTCGTGCGGGAGCGGATTCGTGAAAAGGCGGAAGTCAGAGCGCGCGGAGAACAGCGTACGCAGATTGACGCGGCTTTTGTGCAGTCTATGCAGACCGGTTCCCGGCATCCGGTGGAAAAATTTCCGGCGCCGTGTATTTCTGTGGATCCGATTCATGATGCGTTTGACCGCAAATACGGGGTACATGCCGGCATGTCCGGCGGCGCGGCTGTAACCGGAAATCCGGTGGAACATTTTTTCCAATGTCTGGAGGATTCCGTCGATAGTGAAGCACCTGCCATGGCCTACCTGCATGTGCCGTTCTGCTGTACGCGCTGTCTTTTCTGCGGATTCTATGCCGAGACCACGGAGCCGACCGCGATTGCCGGTTATACCGATGCTGTTGTGCGCGATATCGAACTGACCGGGGCCGGGCTCCGGAACACCGGACGAAAACTGTCGGCCGTTTATTTCGGCGGTGGAACCCCGACGGATCTGCAGGCGTCGGAACTGGAAAAGCTGATCCGGACCATTCGCAGGGAGCTGCCGTTAACGACGGATTGTGAGATTACGGTAGAAGGTCGGTTGTATGATTTTACCGATGAAAAAGTCGCTGCCGCACTGGATGCCGGAGCGAACCGGTTTTCGTTCGGCGTACAGAGTTTCGATACCGGAATCCGCCGCATGATGGGGCGGGTTCTCGGCCGGGAAGAACTGATTGAACGGCTGAACCGTATTGTTGAGCTGGGCGATCCCTATCATGCTGCGGTGGTGATTGATCTGATCTACGGTTTGCCGGGCCAGAGGGAGGCCGAGTGGATTGACAGCATCGACTGCGGGGTGAACGAGACCGGGATTCACGGGCTGGATCTTTATCAGATCAATCTGCTGCCGGCGACACCGCTGATGAAAAAGCTTAATGCACTGCCATCGATGGCGACGCTGAAACAGCAGGCCGATTTGTTTCTGGCCGGCCGGTCCCGAATGCTCGAACATGGATTTGACCGGCTTACCATTGCACATTGGGGACGCGATGCGCGGGAACGTAACCGGTATAATCTATGGAATAAGTTGAATGTGGACTGCATTCCGCTGGGGGCAGGGGCCGGAGGGCGCTGGAACGGCAGCCGGTTTTTTCAGCAGAGCGATGTGCACCGTTTCAGTACATCGGTGACGGAAGGGTTGAAGCCGGTCATTTCGGCATCGAAGGATCCGGCCTGTGCTTCGGTGATGGCTTCTGCAACGGGACAGATTGAACAGCGAAGAATTGATGTCCGGGAGCTGGAAAAGGTGGCCGGGATGTCGCTCCGTGAAACATTGTTTCCTCTGCTTGATACCTGGAAAAAGGCCGGACTGATTGAAGATCAGGATGATATCCGGCTTACGCCGGCAGGCGAGTTCTGGAGTGTGAATCTGCAGAAACTGATAGGGCTTAAATTGATGGAGATTGCAGGATGA
- a CDS encoding DUF2023 family protein: MQVFGHHVYEYRKGLRNLVLHTVRADELHAAIHRLELAEIEYQTYPVKNTDRVNIFFGAKESVDVIRVIGKDDLNHYTPEEDFMLGTMLGYDRRQQCVRYLEQRVKWEKRQAQSTEKSDVLDRGC, from the coding sequence ATGCAGGTTTTCGGTCATCATGTTTATGAATACCGCAAAGGATTGCGGAATCTGGTACTGCATACGGTTCGTGCCGATGAGCTTCATGCTGCGATTCATCGTCTGGAACTTGCGGAAATTGAGTATCAGACCTATCCGGTTAAAAATACGGATCGCGTAAATATTTTTTTCGGTGCGAAAGAGAGTGTTGATGTGATCCGGGTGATTGGAAAAGATGATCTGAATCACTATACGCCGGAAGAGGATTTCATGCTGGGGACCATGCTGGGTTATGACCGGCGGCAGCAGTGCGTGCGCTATCTGGAGCAGCGGGTTAAGTGGGAAAAACGTCAGGCGCAATCGACGGAAAAAAGTGATGTTCTGGACCGAGGATGCTGA
- a CDS encoding helix-turn-helix domain-containing protein, with the protein MDDKHKNFKRNAPAETLFERPVKYDTRVSGARLRGRHVRVRAGMKLHEAELLPDAKCSFKVEFGADSVWLGYVRRGTKTVLLPDLGRKTVQAGEWFIVRIEEMQVLAEKEADVELMSFSMCPHVMGSLVSLCETVVADKLHCFACVNQHKPTVLHGRANKKLQWLSEQISIASADELKGRMELEARSLEWISELVNQPTLAEKDDKEFGCSAHDAEALRKVAAYLEKHLEEEHSLADLCRRFYINEFKLKRNFKAMYGITVFGYLRELRFQRAEQLLREGELSVIEIANEVGYSNPSHFARGFQERFGMKPKAYQNMHQAGAEKPKDVN; encoded by the coding sequence ATGGATGATAAGCATAAAAATTTTAAACGGAACGCTCCGGCCGAAACGCTGTTTGAACGGCCGGTGAAATATGATACGCGGGTTTCCGGTGCGCGGTTGCGGGGCCGTCATGTCCGGGTTCGTGCCGGGATGAAACTGCATGAGGCGGAACTGCTGCCGGATGCGAAGTGCAGTTTCAAGGTTGAGTTCGGTGCCGATTCGGTATGGCTCGGCTATGTGCGGCGCGGAACGAAAACCGTTCTTCTTCCGGATCTTGGAAGAAAGACGGTGCAGGCGGGGGAATGGTTTATTGTCCGTATTGAAGAAATGCAGGTTCTGGCCGAAAAAGAGGCCGATGTGGAGCTGATGTCTTTTTCGATGTGCCCGCATGTCATGGGTTCTCTGGTCAGTCTCTGTGAAACGGTGGTGGCGGATAAGCTGCACTGTTTTGCCTGTGTTAATCAGCATAAACCGACCGTGCTTCACGGGCGGGCCAATAAAAAACTGCAGTGGCTTTCGGAACAGATCTCCATTGCGTCGGCGGATGAACTTAAAGGCCGTATGGAACTGGAAGCGCGCAGCCTGGAGTGGATCAGTGAACTGGTGAATCAGCCGACACTGGCGGAAAAGGATGACAAGGAATTCGGGTGTTCCGCACACGATGCCGAGGCATTGCGCAAAGTGGCAGCTTATCTGGAGAAGCATCTGGAAGAGGAGCATTCGCTGGCGGATCTCTGCCGCCGCTTTTATATCAACGAATTCAAGCTGAAACGTAATTTCAAGGCGATGTACGGCATTACGGTGTTCGGCTATTTGCGGGAACTGCGTTTCCAGCGGGCGGAACAGCTGCTGAGAGAAGGCGAGTTGTCCGTCATCGAAATTGCCAACGAGGTTGGCTACAGCAATCCCAGCCATTTTGCACGGGGGTTTCAGGAACGTTTCGGAATGAAGCCGAAGGCGTACCAGAACATGCATCAGGCCGGTGCGGAAAAACCGAAGGATGTTAACTGA